One window from the genome of Populus alba chromosome 15, ASM523922v2, whole genome shotgun sequence encodes:
- the LOC118056372 gene encoding alkane hydroxylase MAH1 yields the protein MHNTTQMASVVLFEIFFAFICFLSLIFCLRKNNGLPKNWPLIGMLPGLLLRVHRFHDWVTDVLEQSKCTFQFKGPWFGDMDILVTADPANVHYIMSSNFSSFEKGSDFYKRFDILGDGILNADRDLWKNQRKVAQALVNHRLFYQRLVKTIQDKVERGLIPVLEHVSKQSLVLDLQDLFQRFTFDATCVIVTGFDPGCLSIDLPEVAFSKAMDNAMEAIFYRHVLPESTWRLQRWLGIGKEKKLKKARETLDRIIAEIISMKREELSKGNRLMEEDGEGIDLLTSYMSEDYNMGFKSEDEFLRDTIVTFMIAGRDTVSSCLSWFFWLVSKNPAAGAKIREELETTLPEKEAEKRRLFDIEEIKKLVYLHGALCESLRLYPPIHSEFKSPVRQDILPSGHRVHPKTKIVFSLYAMGRMSSVWGDDCFEFKPERWITDRGGMKHEPSYKFFSFNAGPRTCLGKDAAFTQMKAVVAAIIYNYQVQVVDEHAVTPSQSVVLHMKHGMKVKLTKRWA from the coding sequence ATGCATAACACAACACAGATGGCTTCAGTGGTCCTCTTTGAAATCTTCTTTGCTTTCATTTGCTTTCTCAGCCTGATCTTTtgcttaagaaaaaataatggccTTCCAAAGAACTGGCCACTCATTGGCATGCTGCCTGGCCTCCTCTTGCGAGTCCACCGGTTTCATGACTGGGTCACAGATGTTTTAGAGCAAAGCAAGTGTACTTTCCAATTCAAAGGCCCTTGGTTTGGTGACATGGACATTTTGGTCACGGCTGATCCAGCCAACGTACACTACAtaatgagctcaaatttttcCAGTTTTGAAAAAGGGTCCGATTTCTATAAAAGATTCGATATTCTGGGAGATGGGATACTCAATGCCGACAGGGATTTGTGGAAAAACCAGAGGAAAGTTGCTCAAGCATTGGTCAATCATCGGTTGTTCTACCAACGCTTGGTTAAGACTATCCAAGATAAGGTGGAAAGGGGCCTTATTCCAGTCCTTGAGCATGTGTCTAAACAAAGCCTAGTGCTGGACTTGCAGGATTTGTTCCAAAGATTCACCTTCGATGCTACATGCGTGATTGTGACCGGCTTCGACCCCGGATGCCTCTCTATTGATTTACCAGAAGTTGCTTTCTCGAAAGCTATGGATAATGCTATGGAAGCAATATTTTATCGACATGTTTTGCCAGAGAGCACTTGGAGGTTGCAAAGATGGCTAGGAAttggaaaagagaagaaactgAAGAAAGCTCGGGAAACACTTGATCGCATAATAGCCGAAATTATATCGATGAAGAGAGAAGAATTGAGCAAGGGAAACAGATTAATGGAAGAGGATGGAGAAGGTATTGATCTGTTAACTTCATACATGAGTGAAGATTATAATATGGGATTTAAATCAGAAGATGAGTTTCTAAGAGACACCATTGTAACTTTCATGATTGCTGGACGAGACACTGTAAGTTCATGTCTGTCTTGGTTTTTCTGGCTTGTCTCAAAGAATCCAGCAGCAGGCGCCAAGATTAGAGAAGAGCTGGAAACAACTCTACCGGAAAAAGAAGCTGAAAAACGGAGGCTATTTGACATAGAAGAGATAAAAAAGCTGGTTTATCTACATGGGGCGTTGTGTGAATCTTTAAGGCTCTACCCACCGATTCATTCTGAATTCAAGTCCCCTGTAAGACAAGACATCCTTCCAAGCGGTCACCGAGTCCATCCAAAGACGAAAATCGTGTTTTCTTTATATGCAATGGGGAGGATGAGTTCAGTATGGGGAGACGATTGCTTCGAATTTAAGCCTGAAAGGTGGATTACAGACAGAGGAGGGATGAAACATGAGCCTTcttacaagtttttttctttcaatgcaGGACCTAGGACTTGTCTTGGAAAGGATGCGGCTTTCACTCAAATGAAGGCAGTTGTAGCTGCTATAATCTACAATTATCAGGTTCAAGTAGTAGATGAACATGCTGTAACCCCTAGCCAGTCCGTTGTTCTTCACATGAAGCATGGAATGAAAGTTAAACTTACTAAGAGATGGGCTTGA